Genomic DNA from Sporosarcina sp. ANT_H38:
GTGACTTAACTTCTTCATTCAAAAGGGGCAATAGTACTTTTATACGCACACTAAATCCTGATCGTACGTACTCGTCACCAAGCGGTGAATCGTTTACTTTATCAGGTCGTTCACTTATGTTCGTTCGAAACGTAGGTCATTTAATGACGAACAGTGCAATTCTTGATAAAAATGGGGAAGAAGTTCCGGAAGGTATTATTGATGGAGTGCTTACATCATTAATTGCGAAACACAATCTAAAAGAAGACGTACCCTTCAAAAACTCTACGAAGAACTCAATATATATTGTTAAACCAAAAATGCATGGATCTAAAGAAGTTGCATTTGCCAACAGGTTATTTAATCGCATTGAAGATATTTTAGACTTGCCTCGCAACACATTAAAAATTGGTGTAATGGATGAAGAGCGCCGTACATCACTAAACTTAAAAGCATGTATCAATGAAGTGAAAGAAAGACTTGCGTTTATTAACACGGGATTCCTCGACCGTACTGGTGATGAAATTCATACATCAATGGAAGCGGGCGTCATGATCCGTAAAAACGAAATGAAAAAAACGACTTGGTTACAAGCATATGAGACCTCTAACGTTGTTGTAGGGATTGATTGTGGATTACCAGGAAAGGCCCAAATTGGCAAAGGAATGTGGGCAATGCCTGATCTAATGTCGGGAATGTTGGAGCAAAAAATTATCCACCCTCAATCGGGCGCGAATACTGCATGGGTACCATCACCAACGGCGGCGACGTTACACGCACTTCATTACCACCAAGTAGATGTAAGCGCTGTACAAAAGGAAATCTCGAGCTCACAAAATCTCCGAGATGAAATCTTGCAAATACCGTTAGCCGACAAATCGAACTGGTCAGCCGAAGAAATTCAACAAGAACTTGATAACAATGCCCAAGGTATTCTTGGATATGTTGTACGTTGGATTGATCAAGGTGTTGGTTGCTCTAAAGTGCCGGATATTAATGATATTAATCTTATGGAGGACCGCGCAACATTACGTATCTCTAGTCAGCATATTGCAAACTGGTTGCATCAAGGAATTTGTACAGAAGAGCAAGTAGTAGCGACAATGAAGCGTATGGCAAAAATCGTGGACATTCAAAATGCTGAAGATGCATTATACCGTTCAATGGCTCCTAACTTCGATGATTCGGTTGCATTCGCAGCAGCTTGTGATCTCGTATTTAAAGGGTATGACCAACCCAATGGCTACACCGAGCCGATCCTACACAGTCGCCGGATTGAAGCAAAAGCTAAATATAGCACTATCAATACTGAGGTTCCAGCTCGGTGACATGTGGGGGATTATAGGTTCCTTCGTAAGTCCTTTGAGTAAAGTCTTGACAACCATAAATTTAACGAGAAATGCAATTTTGGTTTCCAATAGTGAACATGGAAACGAGGCAGTTTTGTGAGAGGCCGCTGAAAAAATCCGATATTTAAATTATAACTAAAAGTTTCCAGTGAAAACGCTTCGACGCTAAGTGGATGCCTACACTGGTGCTGCCTAAGTATTTCACTGAGTCAATAAAAAAAATAGTACAATAAAACGAGCCTTTCTCCGATGAATTTGGGGAAAGGCTCGTTGTGAATATTGTTAGAAGGATGGGGCAAAAAGTAAACCTATTCTATGACGATTAAATCGACAACAAATAAAGATCAAGAAAAGTTCTACTAATGGTTAGGAATTTGAAAGTAAGGCTAAATCTAGTATAGAATGTCTGGCAAGCACTTACAAATTGGCCATAGCTAGGTGGATAGATTTATAAACTTATGCTACAGTTAATTTGCAAACAAATTAAAATAGTTTCATAGTAAAAAAAATAAGATGTGTAAGGATGAAGAAAATGAGAATACTAGCAATAGATATTGGTGGAACATCTATTAAAATGTGCATTTCTGATGAAAAAGGGATTACTTCTGAGTATAAAGAATTCGATTCTGAAGCTGATCAAGGTGGACTACACTTAGTTGATAATATAATCCTGAAAATTATGGAGGATTATATAGGGTTTGAAGCCATTGGTATTAGTACAGCTAGTCAAGTAAATAGTGAAGAAGGCTCCATCATTTATGCGAATGAAAACTTCCCCAATTATACGGGTATGAACTTAAAATCTATTTTTGAAGCTAAGTTTGGTGTCCCTGTTAAAGTTGAAAATGATGTGAATGCAGCCGCTTTAGGGGAGAAGAATTTTGGTGCTGGTAAGAATTTTAACGAATTCTTATGCTTAACTTATGGAACCGGTATAGGCGGAGCAATTGTAATTGACTCCACTGTTTATAAGGGTCTTAATGGGGGGGCAGGCGAATTTGGTCATATGATTTTGCATCCTGGCGGTGAGAAGTGTAATTGTGGATGTGTGGGATGTTACGAGATGTATGGGTCTACTACCGCTTTAGTGAAAAAAGCAATGCAGCTCAATAACAAGTATACAAACGGACGAAAGATTTTTGAAGGTCTTGAACAAGGTGATGTATTACTCGAAAAGGTGCTTAATGACTGGGTGCTTGAAGTAGCTTATGGCTTAGTATCATTAACTCATATCTTTAATCCTCCTGCCATTATTGTGGGCGGTGGCGTGATGGAACAAGTAAAATTAGTATCATTGGTAACTAGTAAAGCAAAGGAATTAATGATGAAGAGTTTTTCAGATGTCGAAATATTGAGAGCCTCACTTGGAAATAAAGCAGGTTTACTAGGTGCAGCATCATTGCATTTACCGAAGATAGACTAAATGAGAATTTAGTCTTCTATGAGTGAGCGTAATCATATAAAGTGGTTACCTCTTTTTTTTTTTTTTTTGAAGTGCGCTTGCTACTTTATTTGTAATTCAATAAGGTTGGTGTGGTTTTGATCTTGGACATTCAACTTTAGTAAAGTAAACAAAAATTGAATAAGTTTTAGTGAGACAAAAGTTTACATATGCGATTGGAGGTAATTTAAAATGGAATTATCAATAGTAGGAGGATTGCAGCAGTCAAGAGCAGCCTCATCTAGAAATAGATGATGTTTGAACTTTAGTATTTGTATATAACTAAACATTCAATATTGAAAATAAGGAGTGACACAAGTATGAACAATAAATCAGGTTTTATGGGTGGCTTGTATGCTATTAGTGAATGGATTATGAAGTTTTCTTTAATTAATTTATTTTGGATACTATTTAATATACCTATTGTTTTTTTACTTTTAAATCTATTATTCATTGAACAGATAGAAGAGTTATCAATAATATTGATACCACTAATTATATTAATGCCAATTATATTCTTCCCCGCAACGACTGCAATGTTTGGGATGGTTAGAGACTGGATTATTAAAGATGAAGATAGTAACCATCTTTTCAAGTCCTATTGGGGGTATTATAAAGAGAATTATAAAAGAAGTGCATCAAGTGGTCTTATTTTAACAATAGCTTGGATGATTTGGGCGGTAGATGTCTATTACTTCATTGATAAAAATAGTATCATGATGTTTCTTTTTATGATCATGGGTATTATCTTATTTGTCTTTTCAATCAACCTTTTTTCGGTTACTGTTCATTATCATATGAAGTTAGTTACTGCATTAAAAAATACGTTTCTCCTAACGATAGGAAGTCCAGTGTTATTTATTGCGGTTGCAATTAGTAGTGGCATAGTTCTATATATCAGCCTAAATGTTTTCAGGTTCTTCCTGCCATTTTTAACGGGCTCACTTATTGCGTTCTTAACCTTTTCCGCATTTTATAGAAATTATATAAAAATAATTGACAAAAACTGAATTCGTATAAAATTTAGTTCAAACTAATAATTCTATCATTTATGTTGCGCAATTAGAAATTGAATGTTAATCTAAAGATGCGTAATCAATGCAACCGGTTTCATAATCGGTCAGGGGGGGATATATCTATAAGTGATAGGTTCTTGCATGAAGTTATGCAACCGCTTTCATTGAGAGGAAAAGGGGAGATTATATTGAGGAAAAAGAAGCATTTTATTGGTTTAGTTTCTGTATTGTTAATTTCTATTATTGCATTAGTGGGTTGCTCAGCTTCGGATGATGACGGGGAAGGTTCTGCATCTGGGGATCAGGTAACAGTAGATATT
This window encodes:
- a CDS encoding malate synthase G, coding for MQKYVEADNLHVSQLLYDFVNLEVLPGLELEQAKFWSSFDALIHELSPDNKQLLTERTHLQEEINKWHKEHKESFDFNEYKLFLRKIGYLEPKVDDFNISTKNVDSEVATQAGPQLVVPVDNARYALNAANARWGSLYDALYGTDVISDEDGAEAGKAYNPVRGEQVINFAKKFLDEAVPLVATTHTDVEKYEIVDGKLTVTLSNGKTTELKNTVQFSGYQGLPEAPSTILLVNNGMHIEIQIDCNHPIGKNDLASVKDVYLESALSTLMDCEDSVAAVDAEDKVLVYRNWLGLMKGDLTSSFKRGNSTFIRTLNPDRTYSSPSGESFTLSGRSLMFVRNVGHLMTNSAILDKNGEEVPEGIIDGVLTSLIAKHNLKEDVPFKNSTKNSIYIVKPKMHGSKEVAFANRLFNRIEDILDLPRNTLKIGVMDEERRTSLNLKACINEVKERLAFINTGFLDRTGDEIHTSMEAGVMIRKNEMKKTTWLQAYETSNVVVGIDCGLPGKAQIGKGMWAMPDLMSGMLEQKIIHPQSGANTAWVPSPTAATLHALHYHQVDVSAVQKEISSSQNLRDEILQIPLADKSNWSAEEIQQELDNNAQGILGYVVRWIDQGVGCSKVPDINDINLMEDRATLRISSQHIANWLHQGICTEEQVVATMKRMAKIVDIQNAEDALYRSMAPNFDDSVAFAAACDLVFKGYDQPNGYTEPILHSRRIEAKAKYSTINTEVPAR
- a CDS encoding ROK family protein is translated as MKKMRILAIDIGGTSIKMCISDEKGITSEYKEFDSEADQGGLHLVDNIILKIMEDYIGFEAIGISTASQVNSEEGSIIYANENFPNYTGMNLKSIFEAKFGVPVKVENDVNAAALGEKNFGAGKNFNEFLCLTYGTGIGGAIVIDSTVYKGLNGGAGEFGHMILHPGGEKCNCGCVGCYEMYGSTTALVKKAMQLNNKYTNGRKIFEGLEQGDVLLEKVLNDWVLEVAYGLVSLTHIFNPPAIIVGGGVMEQVKLVSLVTSKAKELMMKSFSDVEILRASLGNKAGLLGAASLHLPKID
- a CDS encoding YesL family protein, which translates into the protein MNNKSGFMGGLYAISEWIMKFSLINLFWILFNIPIVFLLLNLLFIEQIEELSIILIPLIILMPIIFFPATTAMFGMVRDWIIKDEDSNHLFKSYWGYYKENYKRSASSGLILTIAWMIWAVDVYYFIDKNSIMMFLFMIMGIILFVFSINLFSVTVHYHMKLVTALKNTFLLTIGSPVLFIAVAISSGIVLYISLNVFRFFLPFLTGSLIAFLTFSAFYRNYIKIIDKN